A window of Chloroflexota bacterium contains these coding sequences:
- a CDS encoding dihydroorotate dehydrogenase, producing MADTSLICEFLGFHLNSPLVLASGIIGTSRTLMRRAAKNGAGMVTAKSCGPLPRAGHPNPVALDWGRGLINAIGLSNPGAREEAELLAQTRQDLHPLGVPLIASIFAGTVREFGEVASVVAQARPDILEVNISCPNVSDEFGTPFAGSPQTAAAVTESVKRALHGVAESTGHAIPISVKLAPNVPDIARIAAAVVEAGADAITAINTMPGMVIDTASGRPVLSNRVGGVSGPALKPVALRCVYEIAQAVEVPIIGTGGITTGTDAVEMLAAGASVAGVGSAVYYRGVDALREINRELAAFMGLHGYGTVAGLRRRAL from the coding sequence ATGGCCGACACAAGCCTGATATGTGAATTTCTTGGATTTCATCTGAACTCCCCCCTGGTGCTGGCGTCAGGTATCATCGGCACCAGCCGTACCCTCATGCGGCGCGCGGCCAAAAATGGCGCAGGTATGGTCACTGCCAAGAGCTGCGGCCCGCTGCCGCGGGCGGGACATCCCAATCCAGTGGCGCTTGACTGGGGCCGCGGGTTGATCAACGCCATCGGGTTGAGCAATCCGGGTGCCCGGGAAGAGGCGGAACTGCTGGCACAGACGCGCCAGGATCTGCATCCTTTGGGTGTGCCTCTGATCGCCAGCATCTTCGCGGGGACTGTCAGGGAATTTGGCGAGGTGGCCAGCGTGGTGGCACAGGCAAGGCCCGATATTCTGGAAGTCAACATCTCCTGTCCCAACGTGAGCGATGAGTTCGGTACGCCATTTGCTGGCTCTCCGCAAACTGCCGCCGCTGTCACCGAGTCGGTAAAACGGGCCTTGCATGGCGTTGCCGAATCAACAGGCCATGCCATACCTATCAGTGTCAAACTGGCACCCAACGTGCCCGACATCGCCCGAATCGCAGCAGCAGTGGTTGAGGCAGGCGCCGATGCGATTACCGCCATCAACACCATGCCCGGCATGGTCATCGATACAGCCTCCGGTCGACCAGTGCTTTCCAATCGGGTGGGTGGAGTCTCCGGACCCGCGCTCAAACCGGTGGCACTGCGTTGCGTCTATGAGATCGCCCAGGCGGTAGAGGTGCCCATCATTGGCACCGGTGGCATAACCACTGGCACCGATGCTGTCGAGATGTTAGCAGCCGGGGCCAGCGTCGCGGGAGTAGGATCGGCCGTCTATTATCGGGGCGTCGACGCGTTGCGCGAGATCAACCGGGAGCTGGCGGCATTTATGGGCCTTCACGGATATGGCACGGTGGCCGGCCTGAGGAGAAGGGCGTTGTGA
- a CDS encoding dihydroorotate dehydrogenase electron transfer subunit, whose protein sequence is MKRNQPTGEDAGHEGGRIPGGLLLHQPMRIMAIRQENATTRSFVLDGKLDALPGQFVMAWLPDIDEKPFGLALADPVTLTIAAVGPFSQALHDLQAGDLIWIRGPLGKGYLLPGGDHAPMRNLLIGGGYGVAPLFFLAQRLLSLKQPVAMIIGARTAHGLLFVEQIRKLGIPLQLTTEDGSQGLPGLVTDAVGPILDGEPRLASMIYACGPPGMLQAIARVGMKRRVQVQLSWEAHMRCGIGLCGSCEVGDGWLVCLDGPVFQADPTGG, encoded by the coding sequence GTGAAAAGAAACCAGCCAACGGGCGAAGATGCCGGCCATGAGGGCGGCAGAATACCTGGTGGTTTGCTGCTACATCAACCGATGCGGATTATGGCGATCCGCCAGGAGAATGCCACCACCAGGTCCTTTGTTCTCGACGGGAAGCTCGATGCCCTGCCGGGCCAGTTTGTAATGGCCTGGTTACCCGATATCGATGAAAAGCCCTTCGGCCTTGCCCTGGCCGATCCGGTGACCCTGACCATTGCTGCTGTTGGACCCTTTAGCCAGGCGCTTCACGATCTGCAGGCAGGTGATCTGATCTGGATCAGGGGGCCATTGGGCAAAGGTTACCTGCTGCCTGGCGGTGACCACGCACCCATGCGGAATCTGCTCATCGGTGGGGGCTACGGTGTAGCGCCTCTGTTTTTTCTGGCCCAGCGTCTCCTGTCGCTGAAGCAGCCCGTCGCCATGATTATTGGCGCGCGCACTGCCCATGGGCTGCTGTTTGTGGAGCAAATCCGAAAGCTTGGTATTCCGCTCCAGTTGACAACGGAGGATGGTTCGCAGGGGTTGCCGGGACTGGTGACCGATGCTGTCGGGCCGATTCTGGACGGTGAACCCAGGCTCGCGAGCATGATCTATGCCTGCGGTCCCCCTGGCATGCTTCAGGCCATCGCCAGGGTTGGGATGAAGCGGCGCGTCCAGGTGCAGTTGTCATGGGAGGCTCATATGCGTTGCGGCATCGGCCTGTGTGGCAGCTGCGAGGTGGGGGATGGATGGCTGGTGTGCCTTGATGGGCCGGTGTTTCAAGCTGACCCGACCGGGGGATAG
- a CDS encoding class I SAM-dependent methyltransferase has protein sequence MDVRDYNREAWNLAVERKNEWTIPVDPDVTSAARRGEWFIILTPQIPVPREWFPQEMNGLDLLCLASGGGQQGPILAAAGANVTVFDNSPRQLAQDRLVAERDGLDITTVEGDMRDLSPFPEKSFDLIIHPVSNLFVPDVRSVWREAFRILRPGGALLSGFLNPLVYIFDIEKADDQGILEVRYSVPYSDLTDPPEEVRQRLKAEGNAMEFGHTLDDQIGGQIDAGFAITGFYEDRWPDFILDKYIATFIATRATRPGYPPVGSA, from the coding sequence ATGGATGTAAGAGACTACAATCGGGAAGCGTGGAATCTGGCGGTCGAAAGAAAGAACGAGTGGACGATCCCGGTGGATCCCGATGTGACCTCAGCTGCCCGCCGCGGCGAGTGGTTTATCATTCTTACACCGCAGATTCCCGTGCCGCGGGAATGGTTTCCCCAGGAAATGAACGGGCTTGATCTGCTCTGTCTCGCCTCTGGCGGGGGACAACAGGGGCCAATTCTGGCCGCAGCGGGCGCCAACGTAACGGTGTTCGATAACTCGCCCAGGCAGCTGGCCCAGGATCGCCTGGTAGCTGAACGGGATGGTCTCGATATCACAACCGTTGAAGGAGATATGCGGGACCTGTCCCCCTTCCCTGAAAAATCCTTCGACCTGATCATCCATCCCGTGTCGAATCTGTTCGTACCCGATGTACGCTCGGTCTGGCGGGAAGCCTTTCGCATCCTGCGGCCGGGCGGCGCACTGCTGTCGGGCTTTCTGAACCCGCTGGTTTATATCTTCGACATCGAGAAAGCCGACGACCAGGGAATCCTGGAGGTCAGGTATTCTGTTCCCTATTCCGACCTGACCGATCCACCGGAAGAAGTACGGCAACGGCTGAAGGCCGAGGGCAACGCCATGGAATTCGGCCATACCCTGGACGATCAGATCGGCGGCCAGATCGATGCAGGCTTTGCCATCACCGGCTTTTACGAGGATCGCTGGCCCGATTTCATCCTCGACAAATACATTGCTACGTTTATCGCTACGCGCGCAACCAGGCCTGGCTATCCCCCGGTCGGGTCAGCTTGA
- a CDS encoding GNAT family protein → MNAFPFPDLETERLTLRQMAPADAAAVLRIFGDPKVTQYYDLEPLRSLDKALALIERQAERFELGTGIRWGIATKSAGDLIGTCGFHLFSPGYRAGIGYELAQAYWRQGFMTEALRAMFRYGFHIRELHRLEALVMPGNMPSRRLLTKLGFTNEGLLREYAFFRGAFHDLFCFSLLSHEYAGDRSWM, encoded by the coding sequence ATGAACGCCTTCCCTTTTCCCGACCTGGAAACAGAACGCCTGACACTGCGACAGATGGCGCCCGCCGATGCCGCTGCGGTGCTGCGCATCTTCGGCGACCCAAAGGTCACCCAATACTACGATTTGGAACCCTTGCGAAGCCTGGATAAGGCCCTGGCACTCATCGAGCGTCAGGCTGAACGCTTCGAACTTGGCACGGGCATCCGCTGGGGAATCGCCACAAAATCGGCTGGAGATCTAATCGGCACCTGCGGATTCCACCTGTTTTCCCCCGGCTATCGGGCAGGAATCGGCTACGAGTTGGCTCAAGCCTATTGGCGGCAGGGCTTCATGACAGAGGCATTGCGTGCCATGTTTCGCTATGGTTTCCACATCCGTGAGCTGCATCGTCTGGAAGCTCTGGTGATGCCAGGAAACATGCCATCAAGACGGCTACTAACGAAACTGGGCTTCACAAATGAAGGCCTGCTGCGAGAGTATGCCTTTTTCAGAGGGGCTTTTCACGACCTATTTTGTTTTTCGCTGCTCAGCCACGAGTACGCAGGAGATCGATCATGGATGTAA
- a CDS encoding DUF6062 family protein, which translates to MSRQSFFYQELQQMLERPGCPVCQVGRKASNHYLENLLWGSVNDPEIRQELNEAMGFCSLHSRDLLSFEGERLGTAIIEQALLKEGLRRLQRAKAPADRGLWQRLQLGGKKNSPGNADSAMPSKGSCPVCDHMRKLEKRSLEELLAHLPGDLDEPLQAAGGLCWDHLAWAMSMPMDAQTATALVELHSEEWKETIGNLGEFIRKRDYRFSHEPISDQEGESIRRAIAILTGEYPEIP; encoded by the coding sequence ATGTCCAGACAGAGTTTTTTCTACCAGGAACTGCAGCAGATGCTTGAGCGGCCCGGGTGTCCCGTATGCCAGGTTGGCCGAAAGGCGTCCAATCACTACCTGGAGAACCTGCTGTGGGGCAGTGTTAACGATCCGGAAATCCGACAGGAGTTGAATGAGGCAATGGGTTTCTGTAGCCTGCACAGCAGGGACTTGCTCTCCTTCGAAGGGGAACGGTTGGGGACGGCGATTATCGAGCAGGCGCTGCTCAAAGAAGGCCTGCGTCGACTGCAGCGGGCAAAAGCGCCTGCCGATCGCGGCTTGTGGCAGCGTTTGCAGTTGGGTGGGAAGAAAAACAGCCCTGGCAATGCCGACTCTGCCATGCCCTCCAAAGGCTCCTGTCCCGTCTGCGATCACATGCGAAAACTGGAGAAACGTTCGCTGGAGGAGTTGTTGGCGCACCTGCCAGGCGACTTGGATGAGCCTCTTCAGGCTGCTGGCGGACTCTGCTGGGATCACCTGGCGTGGGCCATGTCGATGCCCATGGATGCCCAAACCGCTACAGCCCTGGTCGAGTTGCACAGCGAAGAGTGGAAGGAAACCATCGGCAACCTGGGGGAGTTCATTCGCAAACGCGACTACAGGTTTAGCCATGAACCCATTAGCGACCAGGAAGGGGAGTCGATCCGGCGGGCAATTGCTATACTGACAGGGGAATATCCGGAGATTCCTTAA
- a CDS encoding AbrB/MazE/SpoVT family DNA-binding domain-containing protein, translated as MSEPTTVKVSSRYQIALPSRVRRKLNIQTGDRLLVDVQDNILILMPEPRDYVAHMAGLHREIWSGTDTTSYLHEEREAWTQPQAR; from the coding sequence ATGTCTGAACCAACTACCGTCAAGGTTAGCAGCCGCTATCAGATCGCATTGCCCAGCCGGGTTCGCCGGAAGCTCAATATCCAGACCGGCGATCGGCTACTGGTCGATGTGCAGGACAATATTCTGATCCTGATGCCTGAACCCAGAGATTATGTAGCCCATATGGCCGGGTTGCACCGCGAGATCTGGTCTGGCACGGATACGACCTCCTATCTGCATGAGGAACGAGAGGCATGGACGCAGCCCCAAGCGCGCTGA